Proteins from one Planctomyces sp. SH-PL62 genomic window:
- a CDS encoding RrF2 family transcriptional regulator: MTVSAKCYYALRAIYALSEHPGPAPMKANEIAERQHIPIKFLEAILSQLKGGGFVNSRRGAEGGYRLARQPEELTVGQIIRFIDGPVAPVDCVSQSRPKPCEYPGQCPFFGFWGRVRQAIADVVDETTFADMIAENRNPGYPYVADWTI, translated from the coding sequence ATGACCGTCTCGGCCAAGTGCTACTATGCGTTGCGGGCGATTTACGCCCTCTCCGAGCACCCCGGCCCGGCGCCGATGAAGGCGAACGAGATCGCCGAACGGCAGCATATCCCGATCAAGTTCCTGGAGGCGATCCTCAGCCAGCTCAAGGGGGGCGGGTTCGTCAACAGCCGACGAGGCGCCGAGGGGGGCTACCGGCTCGCCAGGCAGCCCGAGGAACTGACCGTGGGCCAGATCATCCGATTCATCGACGGCCCCGTGGCTCCGGTCGACTGCGTCAGCCAGTCTCGGCCCAAGCCCTGCGAATACCCCGGCCAGTGCCCCTTCTTCGGCTTCTGGGGACGCGTCCGACAGGCCATCGCCGACGTCGTCGACGAGACCACGTTCGCCGACATGATCGCCGAGAACCGCAATCCCGGCTACCCCTACGTGGCCGACTGGACCATCTGA
- a CDS encoding RrF2 family transcriptional regulator, which produces MELTPTTVADRLQEVGPVKLSAKAEYACLAVIALAHRHEGGRPVPIREIAEAHEIPETFLTQILIRLKGAGLVVSTRGSSGGYRLARDPMTISMGDVLRVIDGEGFQERPQRRSSFNALAELWERIQASQVNILDGTTVANLAALDRSPDWTI; this is translated from the coding sequence TTGGAACTGACCCCGACGACCGTCGCGGACCGATTGCAGGAGGTGGGGCCCGTGAAGCTCTCGGCCAAGGCGGAATACGCGTGCCTGGCGGTGATCGCCCTGGCTCACCGCCATGAAGGGGGCCGACCGGTGCCCATCCGGGAGATCGCCGAGGCGCATGAGATCCCCGAGACGTTCCTCACCCAGATCCTGATCCGCCTCAAGGGGGCGGGGCTGGTGGTCAGCACTCGGGGGTCCTCGGGCGGCTACCGCCTGGCCCGCGATCCGATGACGATCTCGATGGGGGACGTGCTCCGCGTCATCGACGGCGAGGGCTTCCAGGAACGTCCCCAGCGCCGGTCTTCCTTCAACGCCCTCGCCGAACTCTGGGAGCGGATCCAGGCCTCCCAGGTGAACATCCTGGACGGCACGACGGTCGCCAACCTCGCCGCCCTGGACCGGTCGCCCGACTGGACCATCTGA
- a CDS encoding Dabb family protein — MKLLHVAPLILVGAVLAYPAFAVSGKADGPALAHMVFFTLKDHSPEAVDAFVKDCEKYLTKHEGVVYFSVGKRAEDVEEPPSVKDFDVALHVVFAAKEHRDTYLASPRHDDFVAAIKTKLDKVRVFDSYLTKS, encoded by the coding sequence ATGAAACTGTTGCATGTCGCGCCGCTGATTCTCGTCGGGGCCGTCCTGGCTTATCCGGCGTTCGCGGTCTCGGGCAAGGCCGACGGCCCTGCGCTGGCCCACATGGTCTTCTTCACGCTCAAGGACCACTCGCCGGAGGCGGTCGACGCCTTCGTCAAGGATTGCGAGAAGTACCTGACGAAGCACGAGGGGGTCGTGTACTTCTCCGTCGGCAAGCGCGCCGAGGACGTGGAGGAGCCGCCCAGCGTCAAGGATTTCGACGTGGCCCTGCACGTCGTCTTCGCCGCCAAGGAGCACCGCGACACGTACCTGGCCAGCCCCCGCCACGACGACTTCGTCGCCGCGATCAAGACGAAGCTCGACAAGGTGCGGGTCTTCGACTCGTACCTGACCAAGTCCTGA
- a CDS encoding DegT/DnrJ/EryC1/StrS family aminotransferase, which translates to MRRDEPNGGVGASRRALLGTAAAMAAGRLAGADAGVVVGEPLAIDGGRPAVTLAAARQVEASRWPLYGPEDEAAVLDVLRNPGYGPIDDLERDWRDYFGAPFAKAHCNGTSAIAAMFFALGLPPGSGVMVPSYTFFASIVPMRLFGLVPVFVDVDPRTLNFDVDDARKRLTKDVKALMPVHWMGLPCPMDDVSAFAREKGLILLEDVAHAPGASYRGKLLGGWGRMSIFSYQSSKPLPALEGGMGMYQERADFERATAFGHSDVPARFPADSPYKRYAGTGLGLKLRMNPMAAALARAQLGRLAPRNASGAAQVRRLNDRLAQLPGLIEPPCPADAGRIYYANNILFLDEARAGATRAAIVKALRAEGVQAREHRYPLQHKLPLYAEAEWWSRKPEIPELPGSEQANRTAIALPYFTSEAPELIDQYAQAFEKVWAHRSKLS; encoded by the coding sequence ATGCGACGCGACGAACCGAACGGCGGCGTGGGGGCCTCGCGGCGCGCCCTGCTGGGGACGGCGGCGGCGATGGCGGCGGGGCGGCTCGCCGGGGCGGACGCGGGCGTCGTCGTCGGCGAGCCGCTGGCGATCGACGGCGGCAGGCCGGCCGTCACGCTCGCGGCGGCCCGGCAGGTCGAGGCCTCCCGATGGCCGCTGTACGGCCCCGAGGACGAGGCCGCGGTGCTCGACGTCCTGCGGAACCCCGGCTACGGTCCCATCGACGATCTCGAGCGCGACTGGCGGGACTACTTCGGCGCCCCCTTCGCGAAGGCCCATTGCAACGGCACGAGCGCCATCGCGGCGATGTTCTTCGCCCTGGGCCTCCCCCCCGGCTCCGGGGTGATGGTCCCCAGCTACACGTTCTTCGCCTCGATCGTGCCGATGCGGCTCTTCGGCCTGGTCCCGGTCTTCGTCGACGTGGACCCGCGCACGCTCAACTTCGACGTGGACGACGCCCGCAAGCGACTGACGAAGGACGTCAAGGCGCTGATGCCGGTCCACTGGATGGGCCTCCCCTGCCCGATGGACGACGTCTCGGCGTTCGCCCGCGAGAAGGGCCTGATCCTGCTGGAAGACGTCGCCCACGCCCCCGGCGCCTCGTACCGGGGCAAGCTTTTGGGGGGCTGGGGGCGGATGTCCATCTTCAGCTATCAGAGCAGCAAGCCCCTCCCCGCGCTCGAAGGGGGGATGGGGATGTACCAGGAGCGCGCCGACTTCGAGCGCGCGACGGCCTTCGGCCATTCCGACGTCCCGGCCCGGTTCCCGGCCGACAGCCCCTACAAGCGATACGCCGGCACCGGCCTGGGCCTGAAGCTCCGCATGAACCCGATGGCCGCCGCGCTGGCCCGCGCGCAGCTCGGTCGGCTCGCCCCCCGCAACGCCTCCGGCGCGGCGCAGGTCCGCCGCCTCAACGACCGTCTCGCGCAGCTCCCCGGCCTGATCGAGCCCCCCTGCCCGGCCGACGCCGGCCGGATCTACTACGCGAACAACATCCTGTTCCTCGACGAAGCCAGGGCCGGCGCGACCCGCGCCGCGATCGTCAAGGCCCTCCGCGCCGAGGGGGTGCAGGCCCGCGAGCACCGCTATCCCCTCCAGCACAAGCTCCCCCTCTACGCCGAGGCCGAGTGGTGGAGCCGCAAGCCCGAGATCCCCGAACTCCCCGGCTCCGAACAGGCTAACCGCACCGCCATCGCCCTCCCCTACTTCACCTCCGAAGCCCCCGAACTGATCGACCAGTACGCCCAGGCCTTCGAAAAAGTCTGGGCCCACCGCTCGAAGCTCTCCTGA
- a CDS encoding amidohydrolase family protein, giving the protein MTEPPQESGSRRSFLKRAGALAATAAAGRAPAAQTAGKAETPARPKVIDCHAHLHHRGRASWEADDRALIDAADRLGIDVLCCSMLTPRRPATADGFRECNRWVLDGAKRFPGRVLGYAYVNPGCGAEAVDEVRRCVLDHGFIGVKLYNEHFCTDPIVFPIVEAAIELGVPILQHAGHIHYFLEDQPRISDGARIAELAARYPEARLICAHVCGGGDWEWTIKALRHAPSVFLDTSGSVPDDGVVEMAAKTLGVDRLLFGCDMSMTNGVGRIRGADLTDDEKARIFGGNMAKLLGGRV; this is encoded by the coding sequence GTGACCGAACCTCCCCAGGAATCAGGCTCCCGACGCTCGTTCCTGAAACGCGCCGGCGCTCTGGCCGCGACGGCCGCCGCCGGCCGCGCGCCCGCCGCGCAAACGGCCGGGAAAGCCGAGACGCCCGCCAGGCCGAAGGTCATCGACTGCCACGCCCACCTGCACCATCGCGGCCGGGCTTCGTGGGAGGCCGACGACCGCGCCCTGATCGACGCGGCCGACCGGCTGGGGATCGACGTCCTCTGCTGCTCCATGCTGACGCCCCGACGGCCGGCGACGGCCGACGGCTTCCGCGAGTGCAACCGCTGGGTGCTCGACGGCGCAAAGCGGTTCCCCGGCCGGGTCCTCGGCTACGCCTACGTCAATCCGGGATGCGGCGCGGAGGCCGTCGACGAGGTCCGGCGGTGCGTGCTGGACCACGGGTTCATCGGCGTTAAACTCTATAATGAGCACTTCTGCACCGATCCCATCGTCTTCCCGATCGTCGAGGCGGCGATCGAGCTGGGCGTGCCGATCCTGCAACACGCCGGCCATATCCACTACTTCCTGGAAGACCAGCCACGCATCTCCGATGGCGCGCGGATCGCCGAGCTGGCGGCGCGCTATCCCGAGGCCCGGTTGATCTGCGCCCACGTCTGCGGCGGCGGCGACTGGGAGTGGACGATCAAGGCCCTGCGGCACGCCCCCTCGGTCTTCCTGGACACCAGCGGCAGCGTCCCCGACGACGGCGTGGTGGAGATGGCCGCGAAGACGCTCGGCGTCGACCGCCTGCTGTTCGGCTGCGACATGTCGATGACCAACGGCGTCGGCCGAATCCGGGGCGCCGACCTGACCGACGACGAGAAGGCCCGGATCTTCGGCGGCAACATGGCGAAGCTCCTGGGGGGTCGGGTTTGA
- a CDS encoding amidohydrolase family protein — translation MILDVNAYLGPFAFRPLRHNTGPALVALMDAKGIDRAVVSSASAITYRNTQAGNEEVAAEVVGRGDRLIPFAVINPSYAGWRDDLHACRDLGFRGLRLYPKWHGYALPDPACLELVDAATAMGMPISIPIRVEDVRNRSWLVEVPEVPLAEVAALVAARPDARFLLLNGAGYANGPLGRKDSGLPANYLIEISRMDSVLTDEIGRLVAGLGADRLAFGTGMPFHYPDLALLKLEVLRVDDADRRRIAWSNAAEWLKLG, via the coding sequence ATGATCCTGGACGTCAACGCCTACCTCGGCCCCTTCGCCTTCCGCCCGCTCCGCCACAACACCGGCCCGGCCCTGGTCGCCCTGATGGACGCGAAGGGGATCGACCGGGCGGTCGTCTCCAGCGCAAGCGCCATCACCTACCGCAACACCCAGGCGGGCAATGAGGAGGTCGCGGCCGAGGTCGTCGGACGGGGCGATCGGCTGATCCCCTTCGCCGTGATCAACCCGTCCTACGCCGGCTGGCGGGACGACCTGCACGCCTGCCGCGACCTGGGCTTCCGGGGCCTCCGCCTCTACCCGAAGTGGCACGGCTACGCGCTTCCCGATCCGGCCTGCCTGGAACTGGTCGACGCCGCGACCGCGATGGGGATGCCGATCTCGATCCCGATCCGGGTCGAGGACGTGCGCAACCGGAGCTGGCTGGTGGAGGTCCCCGAGGTCCCGCTGGCCGAGGTCGCCGCCCTGGTCGCGGCTCGGCCGGACGCGCGGTTCCTGCTCCTCAACGGGGCGGGGTATGCGAACGGACCGCTGGGGCGGAAGGACTCCGGGCTCCCCGCCAACTACCTGATCGAGATCTCCCGGATGGACTCGGTCCTCACCGACGAGATCGGCCGCCTGGTCGCCGGCCTGGGCGCCGATCGCCTGGCCTTCGGCACCGGGATGCCGTTCCATTACCCGGACCTGGCGCTGCTGAAGCTCGAAGTCCTCCGCGTCGACGACGCCGACCGGCGGCGGATCGCCTGGAGCAACGCCGCCGAATGGCTCAAGCTGGGCTGA
- a CDS encoding DUF1501 domain-containing protein has protein sequence MSQSDSPACLGTMPRRAFLRASLTGFSALGVSDLMRLQAAASTGGASGGPSMIVVWLWGGPSHMETFDMKPDAPEAYRGLFKPIPTSVPGIEICEKLPRLAEIADKLAIVRSITHDSPGHANSTHTVLTGYTGDLVEQAPFTPKQPYVFHAANKFLPDRADSLPKWVALPNLPYEGGGALGRTYGPFKVAADPNKPDFKVPELVLDEARRARLGGRSRLLAGFDGARRALEETAATRSFDVFQRRALDVLTSPSARDAFDLAREPDVLRDRYGRNVVGQRCLLARRLVESGVRLVTIDFPCVPGQKAFSWDDHASVWNIFEQMEIRLPVLDQAVSALIEDVHARGLDKETLIVVMGEMGRTPKLSNHQGQPGREHWGKAMSVLMSGGGMPMGQVIGATTARGEEPKERRFTPNDLLATWYRYLGIDHTQYYPDVAGRPIALLPHGDPISELI, from the coding sequence GTGTCCCAGTCCGATTCTCCGGCCTGCCTCGGCACGATGCCCCGGCGGGCGTTCCTGCGGGCCTCGCTGACCGGGTTCTCGGCGCTGGGGGTCTCGGACCTCATGCGGCTGCAAGCGGCGGCTTCGACCGGCGGCGCGTCGGGGGGCCCGTCGATGATCGTGGTGTGGCTCTGGGGCGGGCCCAGCCACATGGAGACGTTCGACATGAAGCCCGATGCGCCCGAGGCGTATCGCGGCCTGTTCAAGCCGATCCCGACGAGCGTGCCGGGGATCGAGATCTGCGAGAAGCTCCCCCGGCTGGCCGAGATCGCCGACAAGCTCGCGATCGTCCGGTCGATCACCCACGACAGCCCGGGGCACGCCAACAGCACGCACACCGTCCTGACCGGCTACACCGGCGACCTGGTGGAGCAGGCGCCGTTCACGCCCAAGCAGCCCTACGTCTTCCACGCCGCCAACAAGTTCCTGCCCGATCGCGCGGACTCGCTCCCCAAGTGGGTCGCGCTGCCGAACCTGCCCTACGAGGGCGGCGGCGCGCTGGGCCGGACGTACGGGCCGTTCAAGGTCGCGGCCGACCCGAACAAGCCCGATTTCAAGGTCCCGGAGCTGGTCCTGGACGAGGCGCGTCGCGCCCGGCTCGGCGGCCGGAGTCGGCTGCTCGCCGGGTTCGACGGCGCGCGTCGGGCGTTGGAGGAAACCGCCGCGACCCGCTCGTTCGACGTCTTCCAGCGGCGGGCGCTCGACGTTTTGACCAGCCCCTCGGCGCGCGACGCCTTCGACCTGGCCCGCGAGCCCGACGTCCTCCGCGACCGCTACGGCCGCAACGTCGTCGGCCAGCGCTGCCTGCTGGCGCGTCGGCTGGTGGAGTCGGGCGTGAGGCTGGTGACGATCGACTTCCCCTGCGTCCCCGGCCAGAAGGCCTTCTCCTGGGACGACCACGCGAGCGTCTGGAACATCTTCGAACAGATGGAGATCCGCCTGCCGGTGCTCGACCAGGCCGTCTCGGCGCTGATCGAGGACGTCCACGCCCGAGGGCTGGACAAGGAGACCCTGATCGTCGTCATGGGCGAGATGGGCCGCACGCCCAAGCTCTCCAACCACCAGGGCCAGCCCGGCCGCGAGCACTGGGGCAAAGCGATGTCCGTCCTGATGTCGGGCGGCGGAATGCCCATGGGCCAGGTCATCGGCGCGACGACCGCCAGGGGCGAGGAGCCCAAGGAGCGGCGGTTCACCCCCAACGACCTCCTCGCCACCTGGTATCGCTACCTCGGCATCGACCACACCCAGTACTACCCGGACGTCGCCGGCCGCCCCATCGCGCTGCTCCCCCACGGCGACCCGATCTCCGAGCTGATCTGA
- a CDS encoding S41 family peptidase produces MAEPKKRTRTRVAGGPPTGARPAASSSARATPKAREEEPPVASGGGATADSTLEQRLEWLQRGLREIGAMCLQLGGESGGTKGLRTPPPDAAPGPPPVAAPPPPPTGDVTLKQFLEGVQDLTHEERLTVVDAAATMLGQVYVHLPLKRAMHGIDPLQRLRLLRRKLALQIKLGERDESARQFHDEMIEIFHSLRDLHTNYILPFDFQGKTAYLPFLAEEYFEGSPPRRRFLVTRVLPGFSHPTFGVGATLTSWNGIPIDRAVERNAAREAGSNADARHARGLEALTLRPMALTAPPDEEWVVIGYESGGRAFKAQFDWMVTTPAAAISGADVHDPGDMADDVARVMGYDAETEAFRRSRKSLFFPEEVDKERHMALVVASVTTPADPFAAAAPVDGPRFGASALGFDVKGEALRRMKQAMRPPDMPEAQRRMAAAAASTTGAPPSVAADATSLLPDFFAFRTVETPSGTFGYIRISSFMTFDADSFAAEFVRLAKLLPQNGLIVDVRGNGGGNINAGELLLQALTSRPIEPERFHFINSPATLRLCQGHPSLAEWVESIDLAVETGETYSQGFPLTSEARANAGLGYHYPGPVTLVVDALCYSTTDIFTAGFQDHGVGRVLGTSGRTGAGGANVWTYDFFTHLDGFIPPPRGVSFRTAIRRSTRVGARTGVPLEDLGVKPDAVHLMTRRDILERNVDLIAAAAQMLNPGTL; encoded by the coding sequence ATGGCCGAGCCCAAGAAGCGGACCCGGACCAGAGTTGCGGGGGGGCCGCCCACGGGGGCGCGGCCGGCGGCGTCGTCCTCGGCGCGGGCGACGCCGAAAGCCCGCGAGGAGGAGCCCCCCGTCGCGTCTGGAGGGGGGGCGACGGCCGACTCGACGCTGGAGCAGCGCCTCGAATGGCTCCAGCGGGGGCTGCGAGAGATCGGCGCGATGTGCCTGCAGCTCGGCGGGGAGTCGGGCGGGACGAAGGGCCTCCGGACGCCCCCCCCGGACGCCGCGCCTGGCCCTCCGCCGGTCGCTGCGCCGCCCCCACCGCCGACCGGCGACGTCACCCTGAAGCAGTTCCTCGAGGGCGTCCAGGACCTGACGCATGAAGAACGCCTGACGGTCGTCGACGCCGCGGCGACCATGCTCGGCCAGGTCTACGTGCACCTCCCCCTGAAGCGGGCGATGCACGGGATCGACCCGCTCCAGCGACTTCGACTGCTGAGGCGGAAGCTGGCCTTGCAGATCAAGCTGGGCGAGCGGGACGAGAGCGCCCGGCAGTTCCACGACGAGATGATCGAGATCTTCCACTCGCTGCGCGACCTGCACACCAATTACATCCTCCCGTTCGACTTTCAGGGGAAGACGGCCTACCTCCCGTTCCTGGCGGAGGAGTACTTCGAAGGCTCCCCGCCGAGGCGGCGATTCCTGGTGACCCGGGTCCTGCCCGGGTTCTCCCACCCGACCTTCGGCGTCGGCGCGACGCTGACGAGCTGGAACGGCATCCCCATCGACCGGGCCGTGGAGCGGAACGCGGCTCGCGAAGCGGGGAGCAATGCCGACGCGCGGCACGCCCGGGGCCTGGAGGCCCTCACGCTGCGGCCGATGGCGCTCACCGCCCCGCCCGACGAGGAGTGGGTCGTCATCGGTTACGAGTCCGGCGGGCGGGCGTTCAAAGCTCAATTCGACTGGATGGTGACGACGCCGGCCGCGGCGATCAGCGGCGCCGACGTCCACGACCCGGGCGACATGGCCGACGACGTCGCCCGGGTGATGGGCTACGACGCCGAGACCGAGGCCTTCCGTCGCTCCCGGAAATCGCTCTTCTTCCCGGAGGAAGTCGACAAGGAGCGGCACATGGCGCTGGTCGTCGCCAGCGTGACGACGCCCGCCGACCCGTTCGCCGCCGCCGCTCCCGTCGACGGCCCGCGATTCGGGGCCTCGGCCCTGGGCTTCGACGTGAAGGGGGAGGCGTTGCGGCGGATGAAGCAGGCGATGCGGCCTCCCGACATGCCGGAGGCCCAGCGCCGCATGGCCGCCGCCGCGGCCTCGACGACCGGCGCGCCCCCATCGGTCGCGGCCGACGCGACGAGCCTCCTCCCCGACTTCTTCGCCTTCCGAACCGTCGAGACCCCATCCGGGACCTTCGGCTACATCCGCATCTCCTCCTTCATGACGTTCGACGCCGACTCGTTCGCGGCCGAGTTCGTCCGCCTGGCGAAACTCCTGCCGCAGAACGGCCTGATCGTGGACGTCCGCGGCAACGGCGGGGGGAACATCAACGCGGGCGAGCTGCTCTTGCAGGCCCTCACCTCCCGCCCGATCGAGCCGGAGCGGTTCCATTTCATCAACTCCCCGGCGACGCTGAGGCTCTGCCAGGGCCATCCCAGCCTCGCCGAATGGGTCGAGTCGATCGACCTGGCCGTCGAGACGGGCGAGACGTACTCCCAGGGGTTCCCCCTCACGTCGGAGGCCCGCGCGAACGCCGGCCTGGGCTACCATTATCCGGGCCCCGTCACGCTGGTGGTCGACGCGCTCTGCTACAGCACCACCGACATCTTCACCGCCGGCTTCCAGGACCACGGCGTCGGCCGGGTCCTGGGCACGAGCGGGCGCACCGGGGCCGGCGGGGCCAACGTCTGGACCTATGACTTCTTCACCCACCTCGACGGCTTCATCCCGCCGCCCAGGGGGGTGAGCTTCCGCACGGCGATTCGGCGGTCGACCCGCGTCGGGGCCAGGACGGGCGTGCCGCTGGAAGACCTCGGCGTTAAGCCCGACGCCGTCCATCTCATGACCCGCCGCGACATCCTGGAACGCAACGTCGATCTGATCGCCGCCGCGGCGCAGATGCTCAACCCCGGCACCCTCTGA
- a CDS encoding DUF1559 domain-containing protein, whose protein sequence is MLNLVLDEQVGGLMVPIRRWAAGRRSGFTLIELLVVISIIAVLISLLLPAVQAARSAARRTQCVNNLKQIGLAIANYESAIGAFPPAYVGNPRAVGSAYGVSYPDDNINTTPGFAWGMLILPFLEQSTVHASFNTNLPCWAPDNSTGARVQLTVFLCPSATDGTEPFALHHYSNGDSGAPNDAGEFTPRIVFSRSHYVTNAGINQPWGRTKAYSYDFDAPEPIPGAPTPHVIDGPFYRNSRTRAASVTDGLSNTIFIGEKSSYLCDSTWVGVVPFASTPQRPRWPSDPNSGGNLVGAHSGPDIRDHPQVIIHAPNHPFGHTDEMYSEDGDGSNVLMGDGSVRWVKETINPYTWVALSTRNGGEIVPGDY, encoded by the coding sequence ATGTTGAATTTGGTTTTGGATGAGCAAGTCGGAGGACTTATGGTTCCCATACGGCGCTGGGCGGCTGGTAGGCGGTCGGGGTTCACCTTGATCGAGCTGTTGGTGGTGATCAGCATCATCGCGGTGTTGATCAGCCTGCTGCTGCCGGCGGTGCAGGCCGCGCGGTCGGCGGCGAGGCGGACGCAGTGCGTGAACAACCTGAAGCAGATCGGGCTGGCGATCGCGAATTACGAGTCGGCGATCGGCGCGTTCCCGCCGGCGTACGTGGGGAACCCCAGGGCGGTCGGTTCGGCGTACGGGGTGAGCTATCCCGACGACAACATCAACACGACGCCCGGCTTCGCCTGGGGGATGCTGATCCTCCCCTTCCTGGAGCAGTCGACGGTCCACGCCAGCTTCAACACGAACCTGCCGTGCTGGGCGCCCGACAACTCGACCGGCGCGAGGGTGCAACTGACGGTCTTCCTCTGCCCGTCGGCGACGGACGGCACGGAGCCGTTCGCGCTGCACCACTACAGCAACGGCGATTCGGGCGCGCCCAACGACGCCGGCGAGTTCACGCCCCGGATCGTCTTCTCGCGGAGCCATTACGTCACGAACGCCGGGATCAACCAGCCGTGGGGACGGACGAAGGCCTATTCGTACGACTTCGACGCCCCCGAGCCGATCCCCGGCGCCCCGACCCCGCACGTCATCGACGGGCCGTTCTACCGGAACTCGCGGACCCGCGCCGCGTCGGTGACCGACGGGCTGTCGAACACGATCTTCATCGGCGAGAAGTCGTCCTACCTCTGCGACTCGACCTGGGTGGGCGTGGTCCCGTTCGCCTCCACCCCCCAGCGCCCCCGGTGGCCGTCCGACCCCAACAGCGGCGGCAACCTCGTGGGCGCGCACAGCGGGCCCGACATCCGCGACCATCCCCAGGTCATCATCCACGCCCCGAACCACCCGTTCGGCCACACCGACGAGATGTACTCCGAGGACGGCGACGGCTCCAACGTGCTGATGGGCGACGGCTCCGTCCGCTGGGTCAAGGAAACCATCAACCCCTACACCTGGGTCGCCCTCTCCACCCGCAACGGCGGCGAGATCGTCCCCGGCGACTATTGA